Within the Opitutaceae bacterium TAV5 genome, the region ACGCGGATGAAACGTTGCGTGGCACCTATAGGCGCCATGGAGGGTTTCCCTGCGAAAAGACCCTTTGCGCCCTTTTGCGGCTGAAAAATCCGGTTCTGTTCCCCTTCGCAGCCAAGGGAACATATAGGCGCGATGGAGGGTTTCATGCGCGGAGATTTTTTTGCGTTCTTTTGCGGCTACCGGTCTGTCTCCGGGAGGCTTGCGGGAACCGGGAATTTTGCGGCGGGCGCGGGAGCGGACCCGGCCTTGCCGGTCGGGTGGGCGTGAACGGGGGCGCTTGCGGGTGAGGAGGTGGCGGCGGAGCCGCCGTCGACGATGCGGCGGAGGGAGAGGACGGCGTCCTTGAGGGAGGCGGCCTGGGCGTTGAGTTCTTCGGCGGCGGAGGCGCTTTCTTCGGCGGAGGCGGCGTTGGACTGGGTGACCTTGTCCATCTGGCTGACGGCGGTATTGACCTGGTCGATACCCTGGGACTGTTCGCGGGATGCGGTGGCGACTTCGGCGGCGAGCTGGTCGACCTGGCGGAATTTTTGCAGGATTTCGTCGAGGCTGCGGGTGACTTTTTCGGTGAGCTGGACGCCCTGGGCGGTTTTGGCGACGGAGTTTTCGATATTGGCGGCGGTTTCGCGTGCGGACTGTGCGCTGCGCTGGGCGAGGTTGCGGACCTCCTCGGCGACGACGGCGAAGCCGGCGCCGGCCTCGCCGGCGCGTGCGGCTTCGACGGCGGCGTTGAGGGCGAGGATGTTGGTCTGGAAGGCGATTTCGTCGATGGTCTTGATGATGCGGGCGACGTCGCCGCTGCTTTTCTGGATTTCCTGCATGGCGTGGGCCATGGCGGACATGTCGGCGGCGCCGGTTTCGGCAGCGGCACGGGCTTCGCGAGCGAGGGAGTTGACCTGCTGGGCGTTGTCGGTGTTGCGGCGGGTCATGCTGGCGAGTTCCTCCAGCGAGGAACTGGTTTCCTCGAGCGCGGCGGCCTGCTCGCTGGAGCCGGCGGCGAGCGTCTGGCTGGCGGAAGAGACCTGGCCGGCAGCGGCGGCAGTCTGCTCGGCGCCCTGGTTGAGGGTGTCGGCAATGGCCTTGACCGGCCGCGTGATCGAACGGGTGAGGCCAATGGAGAGCGCGCTGCCGATGATGAACGCGGTGGCGAGGCCGGCATAAAGAATGAGGGTGGAGGTGCCGAGCTGATGTCCGGTGGTGAGCGTGCCGGTGCGCATGTTGTCCAGACCTTCGGCGGCGAGTTTCCGCGTCTGGTCGATCATGGCCCGGCTGAGGACGGCGCAATCGGCGACGAGCTTTTCGCGCTCCTCCCATTCGAGGGCGAGGCCGTCGATCGCCTTGCGGTACTCGGCCGCAGCTTGCCGCATGGCGGCAATCTGGCGGATGTCGGCTTCCTGGCGGGTGACGGGTTGCAACTCGTCGCACCGGGAGGTGATGACGGCAAAATGTTTTTGGGCCGCGGAGAGGGCGTGCGGATTCTGCTCGGCCTGGGCGCGCCAGGTGGCGAGGCGAAGTTCGGAGATGACCTGGTCGATGTCCGAGACGAGTTTCAGCTTGTAACTGCGTTCGGTGATTTTTTCCGCCGCAGCGGCGTTTTTGAGCTCTTCGTCGAGCTCGTGGTATTGCCGGGTGCGGAAGCCGTTGATGGCGGAAAGAAGGGTCCGGGACGAGTCGTCGAGGCGGTTGCGGGAGGAATCGGTGGCCTCGGTTTTTTCCATGATGTGGTGAAGGAGCGCATCGTATTCCTGCAACTTGTGTCCGGTTTCGGCGACCGCCGTGGAAAAATCGGTGAGGCCGGGATGGCGGGAAGCGTGTTCGCGGGCTTTTTCGAGGTGCTGGCGCGCGGCGGCAATATTTTCCCGTCCACGATTCAGGAAATCCGGCATGGAAGTCTGCGCATACCCGAGAATCTCGTAACGGGCGAGCATGACCTGGTGCTGGACATCGTTGACGATCGTGATGGCGGGCAGGCCTTCCCCGGCGGCCTGCCGGGCGGTGGCAGCGCTGCGATGCATGTTCCATGCGGTGATGCCGCCGAGGGCGAGCATGATGAGAACGAGGCTTCCGAAGGCGAGGGAAAGCCGGGTGCCGAGCTTGTAGTTATTTTTCATGACAGTGACCGTGGACGGCCTCGGGCGCGACAAACCGGCGCGGTCGTCACGAGCGACGCCGCAGGGTGTTATCGGTCACTGGAAGGATTTCTTGAGCCGGAAGGCGAGTGGTGCGGATGGCGGTTGGCTAAGGGTTCATGGACGCAAAGGGTGAGAGGCGGCCGGAATGGACAGGGAGTTTTTTTGCCGCGAAGGGGCGCAAAGGATCAGTCTGCCCGGGGAGGATCTCCCGCGCGTCTATAGACGCGATGGGAGGTTTCATGCGCGGCAGGATTTTACGTTCTTTTGCGGCCATTGGTTTGGGGATTGGCGGGTGAAAGGTGATCGGCGGATCAGGGAGCGGCATGGGCGGGCGCGGAGGCACGGGCAAGATCGTGATGGACGGGTGACGGTGAGGAGGCGGTGGCGGAGCCGCCGTCGACGATGCGGCGGAGGGAGAGGACGGCGTCCTTGAGGGAGGCGGCCTGGGCGTTGAGTTCTTCGGCGGCGGAGGCGCTTTCTTCGGCGGAGGCGGCGTTGGACTGGGTGACCTTGTCCATCTGGCTGACGGCGGTATTGACCTGGTCGATACCCTGGGACTGTTCGCGGGATGCGGTGGCGACTTCGGCGGCGAGCTGGTCGACCTGGCGGAATTTTTGCAGGATTTCGTCGAGGCTGCGGGTGACTTTTTCGGTGAGCTGGACGCCCTGGGCGGTTTTGGCGACGGAGTTTTCGATATTGGCGGCGGTTTCGCGTGCGGACTGTGCGCTGCGCTGGGCGAGGTTGCGGACCTCCTCGGCGACGACGGCGAAGCCGGCGCCGGCCTCGCCGGCGCGTGCGGCTTCGACGGCGGCGTTGAGGGCGAGGATGTTGGTCTGGAAGGCGATTTCGTCGATGGTCTTGATGATGCGGGCGACGTCGCCGCTGCTTTTCTGGATTTCCTGCATGGCGTGGGCCATGGCGGACATGTCGGCGGCGCCGGTTTCGGCGGCGGCGCGGGCTTCGCGAGCGAGGGAGTTGACCTGCTGGGCGTTGTCGGTGTTGCGGCGGGTCATGCTGGCAAGCTCCTCGAGGGAGGAACTGGTCTCCTCGAGGGCTGCGGCCTGCTCGCTGGCGCCGGCGGCGAGCGTCTGGCTGGCGGAAGAAACCTGGCCGGCAGCGGCGGCAGTCTGCTCGGCGCCTTGGTTGAGGGTGTCGGCAATGGCCTTGACCGGCCGCGTGATCGAACGGGCGAGGCCGAAGGAGAGCGCCGCGGCGATGATGAACGCAGCGGCGAGGCCGGCAATCATGATGGTGGAAGAGGTGCCGAGGAGGCGGGTGGTGCGGACGGAGTCGTCGCGCACATCATTCAGGCTGGTTTCGATGAGTTTTTGCGTTTCATCGGTCATGGCGTAGCTGAGATCGGTGCCCTCCTTGATGAGTTTGTCGCGAGTTTCCCAGTCGTCGGTGAGTGTCTTCATGGCGCGTCCGTAATCGGCGGCGGCGCGGGCGATGCTGTCGATGAGCCGGATGTTGGCTTCCTGCGTGAGGATGGCGCGGATGCCGGTGGCATGGCCGGTGAGTGCGGTGATGTGACTCTGGGCCCGGACGAGGTCGGCGGGTGAGCGTTCGGCGAGAGCACGCCAGACGGCGAGGCGCAGGGCGGCAATGGACTGGTCGAGCGCGATGAGGGTTTTGAACTTGGATCTGGCTTCGGCGAAGAGCGCCTGGTCGGCGGTGGCGGCGGACGTTTCTTCTTCGATGATCCGGAACTGGGCGGCGCGGAAATCGTCGGATGCGGTGGCGAGCACGCGGGCGGCCTCGTCGAGGCTGCGGCGGGCGTCGTTGGTGGAGCCGATGCTTTCGGCA harbors:
- a CDS encoding methyl-accepting chemotaxis protein is translated as MKKTRKLGTRLILAFGALILIMLALGGSAVWNMQRGAATSRTTSGQAVPAVTLVSAIEHQVMLTRYEIRGYFLHHEPGYLTRGRESLAKAKQELQKARELGASSPDLAGFYEAVGKTSAKVQEYETTLQRVAESIGSTNDARRSLDEAARVLATASDDFRAAQFRIIEEETSAATADQALFAEARSKFKTLIALDQSIAALRLAVWRALAERSPADLVRAQSHITALTGHATGIRAILTQEANIRLIDSIARAAADYGRAMKTLTDDWETRDKLIKEGTDLSYAMTDETQKLIETSLNDVRDDSVRTTRLLGTSSTIMIAGLAAAFIIAAALSFGLARSITRPVKAIADTLNQGAEQTAAAAGQVSSASQTLAAGASEQAAALEETSSSLEELASMTRRNTDNAQQVNSLAREARAAAETGAADMSAMAHAMQEIQKSSGDVARIIKTIDEIAFQTNILALNAAVEAARAGEAGAGFAVVAEEVRNLAQRSAQSARETAANIENSVAKTAQGVQLTEKVTRSLDEILQKFRQVDQLAAEVATASREQSQGIDQVNTAVSQMDKVTQSNAASAEESASAAEELNAQAASLKDAVLSLRRIVDGGSATASSPSPVHHDLARASAPAHAAP
- a CDS encoding methyl-accepting chemotaxis protein, coding for MKNNYKLGTRLSLAFGSLVLIMLALGGITAWNMHRSAATARQAAGEGLPAITIVNDVQHQVMLARYEILGYAQTSMPDFLNRGRENIAAARQHLEKAREHASRHPGLTDFSTAVAETGHKLQEYDALLHHIMEKTEATDSSRNRLDDSSRTLLSAINGFRTRQYHELDEELKNAAAAEKITERSYKLKLVSDIDQVISELRLATWRAQAEQNPHALSAAQKHFAVITSRCDELQPVTRQEADIRQIAAMRQAAAEYRKAIDGLALEWEEREKLVADCAVLSRAMIDQTRKLAAEGLDNMRTGTLTTGHQLGTSTLILYAGLATAFIIGSALSIGLTRSITRPVKAIADTLNQGAEQTAAAAGQVSSASQTLAAGSSEQAAALEETSSSLEELASMTRRNTDNAQQVNSLAREARAAAETGAADMSAMAHAMQEIQKSSGDVARIIKTIDEIAFQTNILALNAAVEAARAGEAGAGFAVVAEEVRNLAQRSAQSARETAANIENSVAKTAQGVQLTEKVTRSLDEILQKFRQVDQLAAEVATASREQSQGIDQVNTAVSQMDKVTQSNAASAEESASAAEELNAQAASLKDAVLSLRRIVDGGSAATSSPASAPVHAHPTGKAGSAPAPAAKFPVPASLPETDR